Proteins encoded within one genomic window of Acidobacteriota bacterium:
- the groES gene encoding co-chaperone GroES yields MTIRPLHDRVIVKRLEQKEQVKGGIIIPDTAKEKPQQGEVIAVGKGKILDSGERVTPEVKAGDRILFGKYSGNEVKIDEEEFLIMREDEILGILE; encoded by the coding sequence ATGACCATCAGACCGTTGCATGATCGGGTCATCGTCAAGAGGCTCGAGCAGAAAGAGCAGGTGAAGGGCGGGATCATCATCCCCGACACCGCCAAGGAAAAGCCCCAGCAGGGCGAGGTCATCGCCGTCGGCAAGGGCAAGATCCTCGACAGCGGCGAGCGCGTGACGCCCGAGGTCAAGGCCGGCGACCGCATCCTCTTCGGCAAGTACTCCGGCAACGAAGTCAAGATCGACGAAGAAGAGTTCCTGATCATGCGCGAGGACGAGATCCTCGGCATCCTGGAATAA
- a CDS encoding type II toxin-antitoxin system VapC family toxin produces the protein MIGLDTGFFVALLGGHPEAVRVWKDLVEGEDSVTSCLTLYELRALAMRGKITLVGAEAVLEAIPAVSRVLWLDHGDTLAQAARLTHGLGLPAMDALILADLLEAGATVVYSTDVHMETGHRKGVKVVNLKNR, from the coding sequence ATGATCGGCCTTGACACCGGCTTTTTCGTGGCGCTGCTCGGCGGACACCCCGAGGCGGTCCGGGTCTGGAAGGACCTGGTCGAGGGGGAAGACTCCGTGACGTCCTGCCTGACCCTCTACGAACTCCGGGCGCTGGCCATGAGAGGGAAAATTACGCTGGTTGGCGCCGAGGCCGTTCTGGAGGCGATCCCGGCGGTCTCCCGGGTCCTGTGGCTCGACCATGGGGACACCCTGGCGCAGGCAGCCCGGCTGACCCACGGGCTGGGCCTCCCGGCCATGGACGCCCTCATCCTGGCCGACCTTCTCGAGGCCGGCGCCACGGTAGTCTATTCTACCGATGTGCATATGGAAACCGGCCATCGGAAAGGAGTCAAGGTCGTCAACCTGAAAAACCGCTGA
- a CDS encoding HlyC/CorC family transporter produces MVTAVVILALILLNGFFAMSEIAVVSARKPRLLQMPRADQRRVQLVLRLQANPESMLSVVQIGITLVGIVAGAFGAVELADDVAPSLAAVPALAPWAPQIAYFLIVLGLTYVTLVVGELVPKAFALRRPEAVAVRVAPVMSAAARVMHPFVVFLEGSTRVILRLFGFHGPPGAVITAEEVRFVIDQGAAQGVLAEKENELIRNVFRLAERQARSVMTSRQDVCWLDVNAPRRVNHRKIVKEGFTRYPVCEGSLEKIVGILDVKDYWRVGGGRGRVALRALVSPAVYVPENQSAFTTLETLQSRSVHLAVVLDEYGATEGIVTLHDLVENIFGTMPDAVRGEGEAIFAREDGSLLVDGTQPFDEIAERLGIVLEPEVSRPFSTLGGYMMFRLKKVPRTGDHLEADGFRFEIVDMDGPRVDKVLVRQVSAEGAAPGPEKTAGE; encoded by the coding sequence ATGGTGACCGCCGTCGTCATCCTCGCGCTGATCCTTCTCAACGGTTTCTTCGCCATGTCGGAGATCGCCGTGGTTTCCGCACGGAAACCCCGCCTGCTCCAGATGCCCAGGGCGGACCAGCGTCGGGTCCAGTTGGTTCTCCGCCTCCAGGCCAACCCGGAGTCGATGCTGTCGGTGGTGCAGATCGGCATCACCCTGGTGGGGATCGTCGCCGGGGCCTTCGGCGCCGTGGAGCTGGCCGACGACGTCGCCCCCTCCCTCGCGGCCGTCCCCGCGCTCGCCCCCTGGGCCCCCCAGATCGCCTATTTCCTCATCGTCCTGGGGTTGACCTACGTCACCCTGGTTGTCGGGGAACTGGTGCCCAAGGCCTTCGCCCTGCGCCGGCCCGAGGCGGTGGCCGTCCGGGTCGCCCCCGTCATGAGCGCGGCGGCCCGGGTCATGCACCCCTTCGTGGTCTTCCTCGAGGGATCGACGCGGGTGATCCTGCGCCTCTTTGGTTTCCACGGCCCGCCGGGGGCCGTCATCACCGCGGAGGAGGTCCGGTTCGTGATCGACCAGGGGGCCGCCCAGGGTGTCCTGGCGGAAAAGGAGAACGAGCTGATCCGCAACGTCTTCCGCCTGGCCGAGCGCCAGGCCCGCTCCGTCATGACCAGCCGCCAGGACGTGTGCTGGCTGGACGTGAACGCCCCCCGGCGGGTCAACCACCGGAAGATCGTCAAGGAGGGGTTCACCCGGTACCCCGTCTGCGAGGGGTCCCTGGAGAAGATCGTCGGGATCCTGGACGTCAAGGACTACTGGCGGGTCGGCGGCGGGCGGGGACGCGTCGCCCTGCGCGCCCTGGTCTCACCGGCCGTTTACGTGCCCGAGAACCAGTCCGCTTTCACCACGCTGGAGACGCTCCAGTCGCGCTCGGTGCACCTCGCCGTGGTGCTGGACGAGTACGGGGCCACCGAGGGCATCGTCACGCTGCACGACCTGGTGGAAAACATCTTCGGGACGATGCCGGACGCGGTCCGGGGGGAAGGGGAGGCGATCTTCGCCCGGGAGGACGGCTCCCTGCTGGTGGACGGCACCCAGCCCTTCGACGAGATCGCGGAACGGCTGGGGATCGTCCTGGAGCCCGAGGTGTCCCGGCCGTTCTCGACCCTGGGAGGGTACATGATGTTCCGGCTGAAGAAGGTCCCGCGGACGGGCGACCATCTCGAGGCCGACGGGTTCCGTTTCGAGATCGTGGACATGGACGGCCCGCGCGTGGACAAGGTCCTGGTGCGCCAGGTGTCGGCCGAAGGGGCCGCTCCCGGGCCGGAGAAGACAGCGGGCGAATGA
- a CDS encoding Mut7-C ubiquitin/RNAse domain-containing protein: MGTITFRFYGDLNDFLPAATRGRDLERPESAGGSVKDGIEAFGVPHVEVDLVVINGEPRDFAALLAPGDRVAVLPDLGALAGAPGTRLLPAIDHPPRFVLDIHLGKLAAGLRLLGFDTLYRNDWPDEDLARVSAGEHRLLLTRDIGLLKRKQVWHGAWVRSTSPPEQVREILRRFRLEDQVQPFTRCMRCNGFLEDRRKEEVAERVPFRSREAFQEFYQCIGCGRVYWQGSHFAGLLRRVEELTRTPRGPFFDREV; encoded by the coding sequence ATGGGCACCATCACCTTTCGTTTCTATGGCGATCTGAACGATTTCCTGCCGGCGGCGACCCGGGGGCGGGACCTCGAGCGCCCCGAGTCGGCAGGCGGGTCGGTGAAAGACGGCATCGAGGCTTTCGGGGTCCCCCACGTGGAGGTGGACCTGGTGGTGATCAACGGCGAGCCCCGGGACTTCGCGGCCCTCCTGGCCCCCGGCGACCGGGTCGCGGTCCTCCCGGACCTCGGGGCCCTCGCCGGCGCGCCCGGGACCCGCCTGCTGCCGGCGATCGACCACCCCCCCCGCTTCGTCCTGGATATCCACCTGGGAAAGCTGGCCGCCGGCCTCCGGCTCCTGGGGTTCGACACCCTCTACCGCAACGACTGGCCAGACGAGGACCTGGCCCGGGTCTCCGCCGGGGAGCACCGCCTGTTGCTGACCCGGGACATCGGCTTGCTGAAGCGCAAGCAGGTCTGGCACGGCGCCTGGGTCCGGTCCACCTCACCGCCGGAACAGGTCCGGGAGATCCTGCGCCGGTTCCGGCTGGAGGATCAGGTGCAGCCTTTCACCCGCTGTATGCGTTGCAACGGCTTCCTGGAGGACCGGCGGAAGGAGGAGGTGGCCGAACGGGTGCCCTTCCGCTCCCGAGAGGCGTTCCAGGAGTTCTACCAGTGCATCGGCTGCGGCAGGGTCTACTGGCAGGGCTCCCACTTCGCCGGCCTCCTCCGCCGGGTGGAGGAGCTGACGAGAACACCGCGAGGGCCTTTTTTTGATCGGGAGGTCTGA
- a CDS encoding serine/threonine-protein phosphatase, with translation MNLTWAYLTDTGMQRGSNEDATLALVTNLDTVGERDLVGLFAVSDGMGGKEKGEVAAKIAVKTLGELFLQRALRHNLGTVRDVPGYGARVPDEDRELLENPAAFMKMAVQEANRRIFRLRDGGEHLSMGATLTAAIIRNDVLTLGHVGDCRCYFLDQNSFRILTQDHSMVCELVKQGVLTEEEARVHPRKNILSRSLGSKEEVEVDTYITVIPRGIRLMICTDGLYNMVTDETIRNVMCRHAHPKEQAAILVKEANLAGGKDNVTAMMIHFH, from the coding sequence GTGAACCTGACCTGGGCTTATCTTACGGACACGGGGATGCAGCGAGGCTCCAACGAGGACGCCACCCTGGCCTTGGTCACCAATCTCGACACCGTCGGTGAACGCGACCTCGTGGGGCTCTTCGCCGTCTCCGACGGCATGGGGGGGAAGGAGAAGGGCGAGGTGGCGGCGAAGATCGCCGTCAAGACCCTCGGGGAGCTTTTTCTCCAGCGGGCCCTGCGGCACAACCTGGGGACGGTCCGGGACGTGCCGGGGTACGGCGCGCGGGTGCCGGACGAGGACCGGGAGCTGCTGGAGAACCCCGCGGCCTTCATGAAAATGGCCGTCCAGGAAGCCAACCGGCGGATCTTCCGGCTCCGGGACGGCGGCGAGCACCTCAGCATGGGGGCCACCCTCACGGCCGCCATCATCCGCAACGACGTGCTGACCCTGGGCCACGTGGGCGACTGCCGCTGCTACTTCCTCGACCAGAACTCCTTCCGCATCCTGACCCAGGACCACAGCATGGTCTGCGAACTGGTCAAGCAGGGCGTCCTCACCGAGGAGGAGGCGCGCGTCCACCCGCGCAAGAACATCCTCTCCCGTTCCCTCGGCAGCAAGGAGGAGGTGGAGGTCGACACCTACATCACCGTGATCCCGCGGGGGATCCGCCTCATGATCTGCACCGACGGCCTTTACAACATGGTGACGGACGAGACCATCCGCAACGTGATGTGCCGCCACGCCCACCCCAAGGAGCAGGCCGCCATCCTCGTCAAGGAAGCCAACCTCGCCGGCGGCAAGGACAACGTCACCGCCATGATGATCCACTTCCACTGA
- a CDS encoding HlyC/CorC family transporter: MKPDLQAMIAVALFVAHAYFSLLDNAIGRLTPLELRLIPERFKDWKKDRVLVLLNRSKSDVQVPLVFLVRVLLVAFALVVFNLLVAVGAPQPFTVTVAGVAVAVFLSGHLIPWAVIRGDIPLAVRRLSPVFRPFHRFLHPLCYPVLVIARRREAEEEAEETENTEATEAEVQAYLDVGEEEGIFEPEEQKLIRQVVEFGDTMVREIMTPRTEITALKETATLQELKDLISQSRHSRIPVYRDGLDTITGTVHVRHLLAAYSAETAGGPIGDMIRPAFFVPETKKVPELLREMQSRGDNLAVVVDEYGGVAGLVTLEDLLEEIVGEIRDEDQHEEEAIVEESPGVFVLKGDTEIGRLEERVGVDLYDETYNTAAGMVITHLGRFPAPDETFECRGLRVTVLEVDSRKVLRIRVTKAGPPDTGEIAQTADEH; the protein is encoded by the coding sequence ATGAAACCCGACCTGCAAGCCATGATCGCCGTTGCCCTCTTTGTCGCCCACGCCTATTTCTCCCTGTTGGACAACGCCATCGGGCGCCTGACCCCCCTCGAACTCCGGCTCATCCCGGAGCGCTTCAAGGATTGGAAGAAAGACCGGGTCCTCGTCCTGCTGAACCGCTCGAAATCCGACGTGCAGGTCCCCCTGGTGTTTCTCGTCCGGGTCCTCCTCGTCGCCTTCGCCCTGGTGGTCTTCAACCTGCTGGTCGCCGTCGGGGCCCCCCAGCCATTCACCGTCACCGTGGCGGGCGTGGCGGTGGCGGTGTTCCTGTCCGGGCACCTGATCCCCTGGGCCGTCATCCGGGGCGACATCCCCCTGGCGGTCCGGCGGCTCTCCCCCGTTTTCCGCCCCTTCCACCGGTTCCTCCACCCCCTGTGCTACCCCGTCCTGGTCATCGCCCGTCGCCGCGAAGCGGAGGAGGAGGCCGAGGAGACCGAAAACACGGAAGCCACCGAGGCCGAGGTCCAGGCCTACCTGGACGTCGGGGAGGAAGAGGGGATCTTCGAGCCCGAGGAGCAGAAGCTCATCCGGCAGGTGGTGGAGTTCGGCGACACCATGGTCCGGGAGATCATGACCCCCCGGACGGAGATCACCGCCCTCAAGGAGACGGCCACCCTCCAGGAACTCAAGGACCTGATCTCCCAGAGCCGCCACAGCCGGATCCCGGTCTACCGGGACGGCCTCGACACCATCACGGGCACCGTCCACGTCCGCCACCTCCTGGCGGCCTACAGCGCCGAGACCGCGGGCGGCCCCATCGGCGACATGATCCGGCCCGCCTTCTTCGTTCCGGAAACCAAGAAGGTGCCCGAACTGCTGCGCGAGATGCAGAGCCGGGGGGACAACCTGGCGGTGGTGGTGGACGAGTACGGGGGTGTTGCGGGGCTGGTGACGCTGGAGGACCTTCTGGAGGAGATCGTCGGGGAGATCCGCGACGAGGACCAGCACGAGGAGGAGGCCATCGTCGAGGAGTCCCCGGGCGTCTTCGTCCTCAAGGGGGACACCGAGATCGGCCGACTGGAGGAGCGGGTCGGGGTCGACCTCTACGACGAGACCTACAACACCGCCGCGGGGATGGTCATCACCCACCTCGGGCGCTTCCCGGCCCCGGACGAGACCTTCGAGTGCCGCGGTCTCCGGGTCACGGTCCTGGAGGTGGACAGCCGGAAAGTCCTCCGGATCCGGGTGACGAAGGCCGGGCCGCCGGACACGGGGGAGATCGCCCAAACCGCGGATGAACACTGA
- the groL gene encoding chaperonin GroEL (60 kDa chaperone family; promotes refolding of misfolded polypeptides especially under stressful conditions; forms two stacked rings of heptamers to form a barrel-shaped 14mer; ends can be capped by GroES; misfolded proteins enter the barrel where they are refolded when GroES binds) translates to MAKDIIYAETCRQKILEGVNKLADTVKLTLGPKGRNVVLEKKFGAPTITKDGVTVAKEIELKDKMTNLGAQMVKEVASKTSDVAGDGTTTATLLAQAIYKEGVKNVAAGANPMAIKRGIDKSVEAVVKEITKMSVPVSGDMIAQVGSISANNDMSIGSIIAEAMKKVGKDGVITVEEAKTLETALEVVEGMQFDRGYLSPYFVTDPERMEAVLEDVNILIHEKKISAMKDLLPVLEQIARSGKPLLIIAEDVEGEALATLVVNKLRGTLQVAAVKAPGFGDRRKAMLEDIAILTGGKVISEDLGIKLENIKMEDLGRAKRIRIDKDNTTIVDGQHNPADLQARIKQIRVQIDETTSDYDREKLQERLAKLVGGVAVIKVGAATETEMKEKKARVEDAMHATKAAVEEGIVPGGGVAFLRVMKALDGLNLDGDEKVGVCIIRRALEEPIRQIALNAGLEGAVVAERVKASDDVNFGYNAETEVYEDLVKAGVIDPAKVTRTALQNAASIAGLLLTTEASVYELPEEKPAAPPMPHGGGMY, encoded by the coding sequence ATGGCCAAGGATATCATTTACGCCGAGACCTGCCGCCAGAAGATTCTGGAAGGCGTCAACAAGCTGGCCGACACGGTCAAGCTCACGCTGGGCCCCAAGGGCCGCAACGTCGTCCTCGAAAAGAAGTTCGGGGCCCCCACCATCACCAAGGACGGCGTCACCGTCGCCAAGGAGATCGAACTGAAGGACAAGATGACCAACCTGGGCGCCCAGATGGTCAAGGAAGTCGCCTCCAAGACCAGCGACGTGGCCGGCGACGGCACCACCACCGCCACCCTCCTGGCCCAGGCCATCTACAAGGAAGGCGTGAAGAACGTGGCCGCCGGGGCCAACCCGATGGCCATCAAGCGCGGGATCGACAAGTCCGTCGAAGCCGTGGTGAAGGAGATCACCAAGATGTCCGTGCCGGTCAGCGGCGACATGATCGCCCAGGTCGGCTCCATCTCCGCCAACAACGACATGTCCATCGGCTCCATCATCGCCGAGGCCATGAAGAAGGTGGGCAAGGACGGCGTCATCACCGTGGAGGAGGCCAAGACCCTCGAGACCGCCCTGGAAGTGGTGGAAGGCATGCAGTTCGACCGCGGCTACCTGTCCCCCTACTTCGTCACGGACCCCGAGCGGATGGAAGCCGTCCTGGAAGACGTCAACATCCTGATCCACGAGAAGAAGATCAGCGCCATGAAGGACCTGCTCCCGGTCCTGGAGCAGATCGCCCGCTCCGGCAAGCCCCTCCTGATCATCGCCGAGGACGTGGAAGGCGAGGCCCTGGCCACCCTGGTGGTCAACAAGCTGCGCGGCACCCTGCAGGTGGCCGCCGTCAAGGCCCCCGGTTTCGGCGACCGCCGCAAGGCCATGCTGGAAGACATCGCCATCCTGACGGGCGGCAAAGTCATCAGCGAGGACCTCGGCATCAAGCTGGAAAACATCAAGATGGAAGACCTTGGCCGCGCCAAGCGGATCCGGATCGACAAGGACAACACCACCATCGTGGACGGCCAGCACAACCCGGCCGACCTCCAGGCCCGCATCAAGCAGATCCGCGTCCAGATCGACGAGACCACGTCCGACTACGACCGCGAGAAGCTGCAGGAGCGCCTGGCCAAGCTGGTGGGCGGCGTGGCCGTGATCAAGGTCGGGGCCGCCACCGAGACCGAGATGAAGGAAAAGAAAGCCCGCGTGGAAGACGCCATGCACGCCACCAAGGCGGCCGTTGAAGAGGGAATCGTCCCCGGCGGCGGCGTCGCGTTCCTGCGCGTCATGAAGGCCCTGGACGGCCTGAACCTGGACGGCGACGAGAAGGTCGGCGTGTGCATCATCCGCCGCGCCCTCGAGGAGCCCATCCGCCAGATCGCCCTCAACGCGGGCCTGGAAGGCGCCGTGGTGGCCGAGCGCGTGAAGGCCTCCGACGACGTCAACTTCGGCTACAACGCGGAGACCGAGGTGTACGAGGACCTGGTCAAGGCCGGCGTCATCGACCCCGCCAAGGTCACCCGCACCGCCCTCCAGAACGCCGCCTCCATCGCCGGGCTGCTGCTCACCACCGAGGCTTCGGTGTACGAACTGCCCGAGGAAAAGCCGGCCGCCCCGCCCATGCCCCACGGCGGCGGGATGTACTGA
- a CDS encoding chromophore lyase CpcT/CpeT — translation MRNRVCIIWRVVVPVFLCLLVPVSAGPPAPKKDAQPPTEKQKKDLRRLAEWMCGSYDSAEQAAADPENFKDIRLRMVRIWTSRTDGYWLYVEQALVAKQDQPYRQRVYHLTAEPDGALASRVFEMEDPLRFAGQWKRENPLEDLTPDQLKERPGCAIFLKVQPDGAFAGSTRGSECLSEHKGARFATSDVRITPDTLTSWDRGYDKDGKQVWGAEKGGYVFRKHTPDRPEP, via the coding sequence ATGCGAAACCGGGTATGTATCATTTGGCGGGTCGTCGTTCCGGTTTTCCTTTGCCTGCTGGTGCCGGTGAGCGCCGGCCCCCCGGCGCCGAAAAAGGACGCGCAGCCCCCGACGGAGAAGCAGAAGAAGGACCTGCGCCGCCTCGCGGAGTGGATGTGCGGTTCCTACGACAGCGCCGAACAGGCGGCGGCCGACCCGGAGAACTTCAAGGACATCCGCCTTCGCATGGTCCGGATCTGGACCTCCCGGACGGACGGGTACTGGCTCTACGTGGAGCAGGCCCTGGTCGCGAAGCAGGATCAGCCCTACCGCCAGCGGGTCTACCACCTCACCGCCGAGCCGGACGGGGCCCTGGCCAGCCGGGTTTTCGAGATGGAGGACCCTCTCCGGTTCGCCGGGCAGTGGAAACGGGAGAACCCCCTCGAGGACCTGACCCCCGACCAGCTCAAGGAACGGCCGGGGTGCGCCATCTTCCTCAAGGTGCAGCCCGACGGCGCCTTCGCCGGCAGCACCCGCGGGAGCGAGTGCCTGAGCGAGCACAAGGGGGCCCGGTTCGCCACCTCGGACGTCCGGATCACGCCGGACACCCTCACGAGCTGGGACCGCGGGTACGACAAGGACGGCAAGCAGGTCTGGGGGGCGGAGAAGGGCGGCTACGTTTTCCGGAAGCACACTCCCGACCGGCCCGAACCCTAG
- a CDS encoding Tim44 domain-containing protein translates to MSAPRTPLLRPALVLALVAVLAPLFLAVVTDDLLARPGGGHSFGGSSRGSGGHGGGGGGNGGGAMLIFQLISLLFHYPLLGLIVLALIVFFIVMAGKQKAAGGWSTVTPPPPPVPPTPRETPRAEIEKIRTLDPAFSLVSFEDFLYGLYTEFHRARGAAALHTLSAYFSPHLLALPAPGDLAGIENVVVGSMNYTRVRGVDDPAAPNVVVGVRFESNYTEVSRAGRRQGVYAMEDWTLSRARSAASRPPDKARSLGCPGCGAPVSAVVSGACSFCKRQVSNGAFDWFVQGIGLVQMEYKAPTLTTYMPERGTNLPTVKDPGLDAGMAALAAKDPSFALEAFLKRVGLVFGQFQQSWSACDLRGMRPFMSDTLFQTQMYWIEAYRSQGLRNVTENARITAVEPVKVSSDAWFDTLTVRLFATGLDFTVDTTGKVVAGSRTREKPYSEYWTFIRGAGKQGEPRADLACPRCGAPLSINMSGECEYCTARVTSGEYDWVLSRIEQDEVYRG, encoded by the coding sequence CCTCCTGGCCCGGCCCGGCGGCGGGCACTCCTTCGGCGGGAGTTCCCGCGGCAGCGGGGGGCACGGGGGGGGCGGCGGCGGCAACGGGGGTGGCGCCATGCTGATCTTTCAGCTGATTTCACTGCTCTTTCACTATCCCCTCCTGGGCCTGATCGTCCTGGCGCTCATCGTCTTCTTCATCGTCATGGCCGGCAAGCAGAAGGCCGCCGGCGGATGGTCGACCGTCACGCCCCCGCCCCCGCCCGTGCCCCCGACGCCCCGGGAAACCCCCCGCGCGGAGATCGAGAAGATCCGTACCCTGGACCCGGCCTTCTCCCTGGTCAGTTTCGAGGATTTCCTCTACGGGCTCTACACCGAGTTTCACCGCGCCCGGGGGGCGGCGGCCCTGCACACCCTCTCCGCCTACTTTTCGCCCCACCTCCTGGCGCTGCCTGCGCCCGGCGACCTCGCGGGCATCGAGAACGTGGTGGTGGGCTCCATGAACTACACCCGCGTCCGCGGCGTCGACGACCCCGCGGCGCCCAACGTCGTGGTCGGCGTCCGCTTCGAGTCCAATTACACCGAGGTGTCCAGGGCCGGCCGGCGGCAGGGGGTCTACGCCATGGAGGACTGGACCCTCTCCCGGGCCCGCAGCGCTGCCTCCCGCCCCCCGGACAAGGCGAGGTCCCTGGGCTGCCCCGGCTGCGGCGCCCCGGTGTCCGCCGTGGTCAGCGGCGCCTGTTCCTTCTGCAAGCGGCAGGTCAGCAACGGGGCCTTCGACTGGTTCGTCCAGGGGATCGGCCTGGTCCAGATGGAGTACAAGGCCCCGACCCTGACCACCTACATGCCGGAGCGGGGCACGAACCTGCCCACGGTGAAGGACCCGGGCCTCGACGCCGGGATGGCCGCCCTGGCCGCCAAGGACCCCTCCTTCGCCCTGGAGGCGTTCCTCAAGCGCGTGGGGCTTGTCTTCGGCCAGTTCCAGCAGTCGTGGTCGGCCTGCGACCTCCGGGGGATGCGCCCCTTCATGAGCGACACCCTGTTCCAGACCCAGATGTACTGGATCGAGGCCTACCGGAGCCAGGGCCTCCGCAACGTCACCGAGAACGCCCGGATCACCGCGGTGGAACCCGTCAAGGTCTCGTCCGACGCCTGGTTCGACACCCTGACGGTCCGGCTCTTCGCGACGGGGCTCGACTTCACGGTGGACACAACGGGGAAGGTGGTCGCCGGGTCCCGCACCCGGGAAAAACCCTACAGCGAGTACTGGACCTTCATCCGCGGCGCCGGGAAGCAGGGGGAGCCTCGCGCCGACCTGGCCTGTCCCCGCTGCGGGGCGCCGCTGTCCATCAACATGTCCGGGGAGTGCGAGTACTGCACGGCGCGCGTGACCTCCGGGGAGTACGACTGGGTCCTGAGCCGGATCGAGCAGGACGAGGTCTACCGTGGCTGA